One Trichoderma atroviride chromosome 7, complete sequence DNA segment encodes these proteins:
- a CDS encoding uncharacterized protein (EggNog:ENOG41), with protein sequence MPTGVRHYNFGVEIEAVAKPYGNCDSFTNVDWYRQLAQKLRNRGIQAVHDDCSKYSKHPEYYGGKWFVTRDGSLKRPRPYVCMEVVSPKLDTMHGVSPIFSDFWEAMRVHFKPQEDMSCGGHVHVTPVNLKNKFSLRTLKRVAFATVVYEDYVAEILPATRRDNHYCRLNSESLECGLNKTLGWKKSSGALRKVAAEIKSKTKKADLCHYMQGNRYVLWNFQNIYPRRKAKRCTGTIEFRGGNQFLNTKGTLAWVAFVLGFITLAKEEDLLNNYYSYVPPTDPSWPHRAKEWWKRIRQAAKQSRMGRHLPDTYAEMQTK encoded by the exons ATGCCAACTGGTGTTAGGCATTACAACTTTGGTGTAGAGATTGAGGCTGTTGCCAAGCCATACGGGAATTGCGACAGCTTCACAAACGTGGATTGGTATCGACAGTTGGCACAGAAACTACGGAACCGGGGCATTCAGGCAGTCCATGATGATTGCTCAAAGTACAGCAAGCATCCAGAGTACTATGGTGGGAAGTGGTTTGTCACCCGCGACGGATCGCTGAAGCGGCCACGGCCATATG TATGCATGGAGGTTGTATCCCCAAAGCTTGACACCATGCATGGCGTGAGCCCTATCTTCTCCGACTTTTGGGAGGCCATGCGCGTGCATTTCAAGCCTCAAGAGGACATGTCATGCGGCGGGCATGTGCATGTGACGCCAGTCAACCTCAAAAACAAATTCTCTCTCAGAACGCTAAAGAGGGTTGCCTTTGCAACGGTCGTATACGAAGATTACGTTGCGGAGATTCTGCCCGCGACTCGCCGCGACAACCACTATTGCCGTCTTAATAGCGAGAGCCTCGAGTGTGGACTGAACAAGACTCTGGGCTGGAAAAAGAGCTCAGGCGCCCTTCGCAAAGTGGCTGCCGAGATCAaatccaagaccaagaaggcGGATTTGTGCCACTACATGCAGGGCAACCGCTACGTCCTATGGAATTTCCAGAACATCTATCCACGTCGGAAGGCAAAGCGATGCACAGGGACCATTGAGTTCCGAGGCGGGAACCAATTTCTCAATACCAAGGGGACATTGGCCTGGGTGGCCTTTGTGCTGGGATTCATCACTCTGGCGAAGGAAGAG GACCTTCTCAACAACTACTATTCCTACGTACCGCCCACGGATCCCAGCTGGCCCCATCGCGCCAAAGAGTGGTGGAAGCGCATCCGACAGGCGGCGAAGCAGTCGCGGATGGGCAGGCATCTGCCCGACACATATGCAGAAATGCAAACAAAGTGA
- a CDS encoding uncharacterized protein (EggNog:ENOG41), translating into MPVQKAASAVSLDRRPAKLYFAYGSNLHVKQMNRRCPNSKFIGKARLSNYRWQINERGYANVVVADGHWVDGLVYEIDDVDEAKLDINEGVAKNAYNKRYMTVLLHRAQSALYRRPVSWIVEKGGPAAVAREARLIAQGRRENSLLHWQDDVLIYINPNCTLDSSPKEEYVNRINLGVADARALGVDEDYIRNCIRPFIPESRGRAPSSPALGAPKLKVLTVVRGRHENSPARSDGRSPARKERSVSRSKQHFERRSRSLQPPNKGNDHKKDSTAKSNVPPLPPRPQSNQPRDVPIVSVQEVHLSSWGWWPAFS; encoded by the coding sequence ATGCCGGTCCAGAAGGCAGCATCGGCGGTGTCTCTAGACCGCCGGCCGGCAAAGTTATACTTTGCTTATGGGAGCAACTTGCACGTCAAGCAAATGAACCGTCGATGTCCAAACAGCAAGTTCATCGGAAAGGCCCGTTTATCCAACTATCGATGGCAGATCAACGAACGCGGATATGCcaatgtcgtcgtcgcagACGGACACTGGGTAGATGGTCTCGTATATGAGATTGACGATGTCGACGAAGCCAAGCTGGACATAAATGAAGGCGTCGCGAAGAATGCATACAATAAGCGATACATGACCGTTCTACTCCATCGAGCACAGAGTGCCCTGTACCGCCGCCCCGTCTCGTGGATAGTGGAAAAAGGCGGGCCCGCGGCCGTGGCCAGAGAAGCCAGGCTTATAGCTCAGGGGCGGCGAGAAAACTCTCTACTGCACTGGCAGGATGATGTTCTCATATACATCAATCCAAACTGCACTCTCGACAGCAGCCCCAAGGAAGAATATGTCAATCGAATCAACCTGGGCGTTGCGGATGCTAGGGCCCTAGGCGTTGACGAGGATTATATTCGGAACTGTATCCGCCCCTTTATCCCGGAATCCAGAGGCAGAGCCCCTTCAAGTCCAGCACTAGGAGCCCCCAAGCTCAAGGTGCTAACGGTTGTCCGGGGCAGGCATGAAAATTCTCCTGCGCGGTCTGACGGCCGCTCCCCGGCGCGCAAAGAACGATCGGTGAGCCGATCGAAGCAGCATTTTGAGCGACGATCTCGATCCTTGCAGCCTCCTAACAAAGGGAATGACCATAAGAAAGACTCGACAGCGAAATCGAATGTGCCACCCCTGCCCCCGCGGCCACAGTCAAACCAACCCCGTGATGTTCCTATCGTTTCAGTACAGGAAGTACACCTTTCgagctggggctggtggCCAGCATTTtcatga
- a CDS encoding uncharacterized protein (EggNog:ENOG41) codes for MSPETPRKQDDKSKLEDELRLRQFTEEVLDSRQEELEVQEKENSTLSKKLELLQQELKEAQSQLAQARTQSNKAEESKNQGIRSSPRRRDITEIEAQEAYQSLCESVKRWVEYRIRPVLDDLASGHFRCQPTPAQSTRFVSLMREPATSCLNVWHSDEYHFTAIIMQYLWLVFFAKSFYCPLDDGDGETTVAWIDELESAISKLPRDIQHCREWRSETLTALTSQKSFKSRKAAYLNLITEDLASLLTVAVPYVTAAELQNSLRTSIIDPAVDLTHRLQLSPNIFSLRWPARSARSKLDTYECINLADRGAIMNSGENGKSTEALKNASYLFDIAPGLFVETVSGAKKSTAKAICKPTVLVYGGDKDGDIPQKTMTLTRLLWDFANGSKGRSLGPSRNVSPKSKTLILRRHRSKL; via the exons atgtCGCCAGAGACACCACGAAAGCAAGACGACAAGAGCAAACTGGAGGACGAACTTCGGCTGCGCCAGTTCACCGAGGAAGTCCTAGACTCACGGCAGGAGGAGCTTGAAgttcaagaaaaagagaattcCACGTTATCAAAGAAACTGGAGCTGTTGCAGCAAGAATTGAAAGAAGCGCAAAGCCAGCTCGCACAAGCTCGCACACAGTCCAACAAAGCCGAAGAGAGCAAAAATCAGGGCATTCGCTCATCTCCAAGGAGGAGAGACATTACAGAGATTGAAGCGCAGGAAGCATATCAAAGTTTGTGTGAGAGTGTCAAGCGTTGGGTTGAGTATCGGATTCGACCTGTCTTGGACGATCTAGCCAGCGGCCACTTTCGCTGCCAGCCAACTCCAGCTCAGTCAACAAGGTTCGTATCCCTGATGAGAGAGCCAGCAACAAGCTGTCTCAATGTGTGGCATTCCGATGAATATCATTTTACGGCTATTATTATGCAATATTTGTGGCTAGTGTTCTTCGCCAAATCATTCTACTGTCCTCTGGATGATGGGGATGGTGAGACTACTGTTGCTTGGATCGATGAGCTGGAGAGCGCGATATCCAAACTGCCTCGAG ATATACAGCATTGTAGAGAGTGGAGATCTGAGACACTTACGGCTTTGACCAGCCAGAAATCTTTCAAATCCAGAAAAGCAGCATATCTCAACCTCATTACCGAAGATCTTGCCTCTCTCTTAACAGTTGCAGTGCCATATGTAACTGCTGCAGAACTGCAAAACTCTCTTCGGACAAGCATCATTGATCCGGCAGTGGACCTTACACATCGATTGCAGCTTTCTCCAAATATATTCTCTCTAAGGTGGCCAGCACGAAGCGCGAGATCAAAACTGGATACTTATGAATGTATCAACCTCGCCGATAGAGGAGCCATTATGAACTCGGGCGAAAATGGCAAATCAACCGAGGCTCTTAAAAACGCATCGTATCTATTCGATATTGCTCCAGGTCTCTTTGTCGAGACAGTCTCCGGAGCAAAGAAGTCGACAGCAAAAGCTATTTGCAAGCCAACAGTTTTGGTGTATGGAGGAGATAAGGATGGCGATATTCCACAAAAGACTATGACGTTGACAAGACTGTTGTGGGATTTTGCAAACGGATCAAAGGGGCGATCTCTTGGTCCATCGCGAAATGTATCACCCAAAAGTAAGACCCTGATCTTGAGGCGGCATCGCTCAAAGCTCTGA
- a CDS encoding uncharacterized protein (EggNog:ENOG41) yields the protein MSEERRIVVSIDFGTTFSGVAWADTTQPDVQHVLSDWPSVGSSQNSPKVPTELRKVASGWQWGFQIPKSAKRSRLFKLRLDEPSDTKAEGESAQELTRIYLSCLYSHFISVLESKLSPSVVQSTPMDVVVTVPAIWSNNAKQETEKAASLAGFGGEQKIKLISEPEAAALYTVKYLSPSVLQTGRRFVVCDAGGGTVDLITYEVAKVQPLQMREVTEGTGGKCGSSMLNMRFRRFLKQIHGDKYWTDERLVVALSEFEAFKRDFSPKGEPLTLKVDPSLGLKRDRFTIPQDDMATKIWDPIMKDIICLIKEQISMADEKVAAVVLVGGFGQNAYLRTRVREVIVSRVRVLQPENGVTAVVKGAVIYGLGSYQPALALVGIASRVARRSYGTCLLTKYDPTKHNRDEAFWSEKEEDWVVVEMCWFIRKGQSYPDDKPSKIEYQCDVPVFMGHKPQADIEIFSNDDDLEAPIHISGTTKRVATLFLDLHKITKSAKSSAKKKKLGWHRYYCLTGVIEASYGSAMITYTVKLGGVTHDVIRIRYE from the exons ATGagcgaggagagaagaattgTCGTCTCTATTGACTTTGGAACCACTTTTTCTGGCGTCGCTTGGGCAGATACGACTCAG CCGGATGTTCAGCACGTATTATCCGACTGGCCATCAGTTGGTTCGTCCCAAAATAGCCCCAAGGTTCCAACTGAGCTGCGAAAAGTAGCATCCGGCTGGCAGTGGGGGTTCCAGATCCCGAAATCGGCGAAGAGAAGTAGATTGTTCAAGTT AAGACTGGATGAACCATCGGATACGAAAGCTGAAGGGGAATCTGCCCAGGAGCTAACAAGGATATATCTATCATGCCTCTATTCTCATTTCATCAGCGTCTTAGAGAGCAAGTTATCGCCAAGCGTAGTACAATCGACGCCGATGGACGTTGTTGTCACCGTTCCAGCAATATGGTCAAATAATGCAAAgcaagaaacagaaaaggCGGCATCGCTGGCTGGCTTTGGCGGAGAGCAAaaaattaagcttatatCAGAACCT GAAGCGGCAGCTCTCTATACTGTCAAATATTTGAGCCCATCTGTCCTACAGACTGGTCGAAGATTTGTCGTATGTGACGCCGGAGGAGGTACGGTAGATCTCATTACATATGAAGTTGCCAAAGTTCAGCCGCTCCAAATGAGAGAGGTCACGGAGGGCACTGGAGGAAAATGCGGGTCCTCAATGCTCAATATGAGATTTCGACGATTTTTGAAGCAAATACACGGAGATAAATATTGGACAGATGAGCGCCTTGTTGTTGCGTTGAGCGAGTTTGAAGCG TTTAAAAGGGACTTTTCTCCAAAGGGTGAACCACTTACACTGAAAGTCGATCCCTCTCTCGGCCTCAAACGTGATCGATTCACGATACCGCAAGACGATATGGCCACTAAGATATGGGATCCGATCATGAAAGACATAATTTGTTTAATAAAGGAGCAAATATCCATGGCAGACGAAAAAGTTGCGGCAGTCGTACTAGTTGGCGGGTTCGGACAGAACGCATATCTCAGGACTCGGGTTCGCGAAGTCATCGTTTCTAGAGTGCGGGTGCTTCAACCAGAAAATGGTGTTACTGCAGTGGTAAAAGGGGCCGTCATCTATGGTCTAGGAAGTTATCAGCCTGCACTGGCTTTAGTAGGGATCGCATCTCGGGTCGCCAGGCGATCGTACGGTACCTGCCTTTTGACGAAATACGACCCGACAAAGCATAACCGTGATGAAGC CTTCTGGtcggagaaggaagaagactgGGTCGTCGTTGAGATGTGCTGGTTCATCCGCAAG GGTCAATCATACCCCGATGATAAGCCTTCAAAGATTGAATACCAATGCGATGTACCCGTATTTATGGGACATAAACCACAAGCAGATATCGAGATATTTAGCAACGACGATGATCTTGAGGCACCCATACACATCAGCGGCACAACGAAGAGAGTAGCCACGCTATTCCTTGACCTGCATAAAATAACAAAATCAGCAAAGTCATCggctaaaaagaaaaaattggGATGGCATCGATATTATTGCTTGACAGGCGTGATTGAGGCAAGCTATGGATCAGCCATGATAACATATACCGTGAAACTTGGAG GGGTGACACACGACGTCATTAGGATTCGATATGAATAA
- a CDS encoding uncharacterized protein (EggNog:ENOG41) — protein MIGRCGSGADSMCNRRLDEPSDTKAEGESAQELTRIYLSCLYSHFISVLESKLSPSVVQSTPMDVVVTVPAIWSNNAKQETEKAASLAGFGGEQKIKLISEPEAAALYTVKYLSPSVLQTGRRFVVCDAGGGTVDLITYEVAKVQPLQMREVTEGTGGKCGSSMLNMRFRRFLKQIHGDKYWTDERLVVALSEFEAFKRDFSPKGEPLTLKVDPSLGLKRDRFTIPQDDMATKIWDPIMKDIICLIKEQISMADEKVAAVVLVGGFGQNAYLRTRVREVIVSRVRVLQPENGVTAVVKGAVIYGLGSYQPALALVGIASRVARRSYGTCLLTKYDPTKHNRDEAFWSEKEEDWVVVEMCWFIRKGQSYPDDKPSKIEYQCDVPVFMGHKPQADIEIFSNDDDLEAPIHISGTTKRVATLFLDLHKITKSAKSSAKKKKLGWHRYYCLTGVIEASYGSAMITYTVKLGGLYTLCSSSKHLFGLQNGSNINTGVTHDVIRIRYE, from the exons ATGATTGGTAGATGTGGCTCTGGAGCTGATTCCATGTGTAACAGAAGACTGGATGAACCATCGGATACGAAAGCTGAAGGGGAATCTGCCCAGGAGCTAACAAGGATATATCTATCATGCCTCTATTCTCATTTCATCAGCGTCTTAGAGAGCAAGTTATCGCCAAGCGTAGTACAATCGACGCCGATGGACGTTGTTGTCACCGTTCCAGCAATATGGTCAAATAATGCAAAgcaagaaacagaaaaggCGGCATCGCTGGCTGGCTTTGGCGGAGAGCAAaaaattaagcttatatCAGAACCT GAAGCGGCAGCTCTCTATACTGTCAAATATTTGAGCCCATCTGTCCTACAGACTGGTCGAAGATTTGTCGTATGTGACGCCGGAGGAGGTACGGTAGATCTCATTACATATGAAGTTGCCAAAGTTCAGCCGCTCCAAATGAGAGAGGTCACGGAGGGCACTGGAGGAAAATGCGGGTCCTCAATGCTCAATATGAGATTTCGACGATTTTTGAAGCAAATACACGGAGATAAATATTGGACAGATGAGCGCCTTGTTGTTGCGTTGAGCGAGTTTGAAGCG TTTAAAAGGGACTTTTCTCCAAAGGGTGAACCACTTACACTGAAAGTCGATCCCTCTCTCGGCCTCAAACGTGATCGATTCACGATACCGCAAGACGATATGGCCACTAAGATATGGGATCCGATCATGAAAGACATAATTTGTTTAATAAAGGAGCAAATATCCATGGCAGACGAAAAAGTTGCGGCAGTCGTACTAGTTGGCGGGTTCGGACAGAACGCATATCTCAGGACTCGGGTTCGCGAAGTCATCGTTTCTAGAGTGCGGGTGCTTCAACCAGAAAATGGTGTTACTGCAGTGGTAAAAGGGGCCGTCATCTATGGTCTAGGAAGTTATCAGCCTGCACTGGCTTTAGTAGGGATCGCATCTCGGGTCGCCAGGCGATCGTACGGTACCTGCCTTTTGACGAAATACGACCCGACAAAGCATAACCGTGATGAAGC CTTCTGGtcggagaaggaagaagactgGGTCGTCGTTGAGATGTGCTGGTTCATCCGCAAG GGTCAATCATACCCCGATGATAAGCCTTCAAAGATTGAATACCAATGCGATGTACCCGTATTTATGGGACATAAACCACAAGCAGATATCGAGATATTTAGCAACGACGATGATCTTGAGGCACCCATACACATCAGCGGCACAACGAAGAGAGTAGCCACGCTATTCCTTGACCTGCATAAAATAACAAAATCAGCAAAGTCATCggctaaaaagaaaaaattggGATGGCATCGATATTATTGCTTGACAGGCGTGATTGAGGCAAGCTATGGATCAGCCATGATAACATATACCGTGAAACTTGGAGGTCTGTATACTCTCTGCTCTTCGTCAAAACACTTGTTTGGGCTCCAAAATGGATCTAACATTAACACAGGGGTGACACACGACGTCATTAGGATTCGATATGAATAA
- a CDS encoding uncharacterized protein (EggNog:ENOG41): MPQYRIEISPNNRAGCHEGACKKEAVKILKGEIRFGSWVEIKEHGSWSWKHWGCVSGRQIEGLQESCGGDPDNYDFDAIDGYDELEDDEIKEKIQRCIKQGHIDPEDFKGDPEKNKLGEKGIFLSAKQKAAKEKAAAEAADDDEAPAKKSGKGGRKKVANDADDGPKAKKAGKPKKVEADEEEPKAKSKSRAKAKSASEGDAEEPVATKKLPKRGSKAKPVKPEEETVDEDESQEKEDVAPVKTTRGRKASAPKAKTETGTPDEDEGAEMAAPASAPRGRKRASMSQSGDKDEEATKPAAKRGRKSSVAAAKAAPEDEEAKAAPKARGRGRPRKSDVAAN, translated from the exons ATGCCTCAGTATCGTATCG AAATCTCGCCCAACAATCGTGCTGGCTGTCACGAGGGCGCGTGCAAAAAAGAGGCCGTGAAGATCCTAAAGGGCGAAATCAGATTCGGTAGTTGGGTTGAGATCAAAGAACATGGATCTTGGTCCTGGAAGCACTG GGGATGTGTGTCTGGTCGTCAAATTGAAGGTCTCCAGGAATCGTGCGGCGGAGACCCCGACAATTACGactttgatgccattgacgGCTATGATGAACTAGA GGATGACgagatcaaggagaagattCAGCGCTGCATCAAGCAAGGCCATATTGATCCGGAGGACTTCAAGGGT GACCcagagaagaacaagctAGGTGAAAAGGGCATCTTCCTTAGCGCCAAAcagaaggctgccaaggagaaggCCGCGGCAGAG GCTgccgatgacgacgaagctCCCGCCAAAAAGTCTGGCAAGGGGGGTCGCAAGAAGGTCGCCAACGATGCCGATGATGGACCGAAGGCTAAGAAAGCTGggaagcccaagaaggtcgaggcagacgaggaggagcccaaggccaagtccAAGTCCAGGGCTAAAGCTAAGAGCGCAAGCGAAGGAGACGCTGAAGAGCCTGTTGCGACCAAGAAGCTTCCCAAGAGAGGCTCAAAGGCAAAGCCTGTCAAGCCCGAAGAGGAGACggtggacgaagatgagagtcaggagaaggaagatgtTGCTCCTGTCAAAACTACACGCGGACGAAAGGCATCGGCCCCCAAGGCTAAGACTGAAACTGGAACtccagatgaagatgaaggcgctgagatggcagctccagcctctGCCCCCAGGGGCCGCAAGCGCGCATCCATGTCCCAGTCTGGCGATAAGGACGAGGAGGCCACCAAGCCCGCTGCCAAGAGGGGACGCAAATCGAGCGTCGCGGCCGCGAAAGCTGCCcctgaggatgaagaggcgaAGGCGGCGCCCAAGGCTCGGGGAAGAGGCCGTCCTCGCAAATCTGACGTCGCAGCGAACTGA